One genomic window of Methanosarcina acetivorans C2A includes the following:
- a CDS encoding ISL3-like element ISMac21 family transposase, with amino-acid sequence MYNELFQKALNIEDPWYIKDIDFNPELKQLDIWIDFKKGSKFPCPKCSGANCSIHDTIDKVWRHLNFFEYKTYLHCRVPRVKCDDCGVHQIEVPWARKQSGFTLLMDAIIITLAQSMPILKVAIMLDEHDTRIWRVIIYYVKKSRAKENFSKVSKIGIDETSFKKGHKYVTIVADIEKSKVMYVCEGKDSSTLTRFNKDLINHGGKPTMIRSISCDMSPAFINGISSEFPDAKITFDKFHVMKMMNEAVDEVRKQEQSTIKELKNSKYLWLKNEGNLSEKQKERFLALKNQKLKTVRAYNVKLSLQEFWDSKNRKEATQYLKKWYFWATHSRITPITEAANTVKKHWDGILNYFDSKITNGILEGINSIVQLQKRNARGFKNIQYFINMIYLKLGKLKFGLPT; translated from the coding sequence ATTTACAACGAACTTTTTCAGAAAGCTTTGAATATCGAAGATCCCTGGTACATTAAGGATATCGATTTTAATCCCGAATTAAAGCAACTTGATATTTGGATCGATTTTAAAAAAGGATCTAAATTTCCTTGCCCTAAATGTAGTGGTGCGAACTGTTCCATCCATGATACTATTGATAAAGTATGGCGTCACCTCAATTTCTTTGAATATAAGACCTATTTGCATTGCAGAGTTCCAAGAGTTAAATGTGATGACTGCGGAGTTCATCAAATCGAAGTTCCTTGGGCTCGTAAACAAAGTGGGTTTACTCTTCTTATGGATGCTATTATCATAACACTAGCACAAAGCATGCCAATATTAAAAGTAGCTATAATGCTTGATGAACACGATACAAGAATTTGGCGAGTCATAATCTATTATGTCAAGAAATCACGAGCAAAAGAGAACTTTTCAAAAGTTTCAAAAATTGGTATTGATGAAACTTCGTTTAAAAAAGGACATAAATACGTTACTATAGTAGCTGATATCGAAAAATCAAAGGTTATGTATGTTTGTGAAGGAAAAGACTCTTCGACTCTTACCAGATTTAATAAGGACTTAATAAATCATGGTGGGAAACCCACCATGATTCGATCCATTAGCTGTGATATGTCACCAGCCTTCATTAATGGAATTTCAAGTGAATTTCCAGATGCAAAAATTACGTTTGATAAGTTCCATGTAATGAAAATGATGAATGAAGCAGTTGATGAAGTTAGAAAACAGGAACAATCAACGATAAAAGAATTGAAGAATAGTAAGTACTTATGGCTCAAAAATGAAGGGAATTTGAGTGAAAAGCAAAAAGAAAGGTTTCTAGCTCTTAAGAATCAAAAACTGAAAACGGTAAGAGCATATAATGTAAAGTTAAGTCTTCAAGAGTTTTGGGATTCTAAAAATAGGAAAGAAGCTACACAATATCTCAAAAAATGGTATTTCTGGGCAACTCATAGCAGGATAACTCCAATAACTGAAGCAGCAAATACGGTCAAAAAGCATTGGGATGGGATATTGAATTATTTCGACTCAAAGATAACAAATGGAATCCTCGAAGGAATTAACAGTATTGTACAGTTGCAAAAAAGAAATGCAAGAGGATTTAAAAACATACAATATTTTATTAATATGATCTATCTAAAATTAGGAAAACTTAAATTTGGGTTACCCACATGA
- a CDS encoding thiamine pyrophosphate-dependent enzyme — MSKTAPKTYITSGHSACPGCCDIFAAKFALMGAGPNCIIVNPTGCLEVTSTPYPKSAWQVPWIHSLFENGGAVASGVEAGLKALGKKDDIKVIAIAGDGATMDIGIRSISGAFERGHDFTYICMDNEAYMNTGVQRSSGTPFDASTTTSPPGKFSFGNPLPKKNMPAIMAAHGSPYVATTTIGFPRDMIRKVKKATEIMGPTYIHAHAPCTTGWGFDTSKTLEVARLAVETCLWPLYEMENGQITQARKIKNPRPVEEYLRAQKRFQHLFTMEGGEEEIKKIQAMADWNIEYYGLQ; from the coding sequence ATGAGTAAAACCGCACCGAAAACCTATATTACATCCGGGCACAGTGCCTGCCCGGGCTGCTGTGATATTTTTGCTGCAAAATTCGCACTAATGGGAGCAGGTCCCAACTGTATTATCGTTAACCCTACAGGCTGTCTTGAAGTCACATCCACACCTTACCCGAAATCCGCCTGGCAGGTTCCCTGGATCCATTCCCTTTTTGAAAACGGAGGTGCAGTGGCTTCAGGGGTTGAGGCCGGCTTAAAAGCCCTTGGCAAAAAGGACGATATCAAGGTCATAGCTATCGCAGGCGATGGTGCTACAATGGATATAGGGATCCGGTCTATCTCGGGCGCTTTTGAGCGGGGTCATGACTTTACTTACATCTGTATGGACAATGAAGCCTACATGAACACCGGAGTCCAGCGCAGCAGCGGAACTCCTTTTGATGCCTCTACCACAACAAGCCCTCCAGGAAAATTCTCCTTCGGGAACCCTCTTCCAAAAAAGAACATGCCTGCCATCATGGCAGCTCACGGTTCCCCTTACGTAGCTACGACCACAATCGGCTTCCCGCGGGACATGATAAGGAAAGTCAAGAAAGCAACCGAAATCATGGGCCCGACTTACATCCATGCCCACGCCCCCTGTACCACGGGCTGGGGTTTTGATACCTCCAAAACCCTGGAAGTTGCCAGGCTTGCCGTCGAGACCTGTCTCTGGCCCTTGTATGAGATGGAAAACGGGCAAATAACGCAGGCCAGGAAGATCAAAAATCCAAGACCTGTTGAAGAGTACCTGAGAGCTCAAAAAAGATTCCAACACCTTTTTACCATGGAGGGCGGCGAAGAAGAAATCAAGAAGATCCAGGCTATGGCGGACTGGAATATTGAGTATTACGGGCTTCAGTGA